From a region of the Myroides sp. JBRI-B21084 genome:
- a CDS encoding alpha/beta hydrolase family protein, which translates to MKRIIKTLLALLLATAPMTAQENITFQKPSKEILQLADFERAPSVSMNTNKEWMILSYRNTYKNLEELNQDELRLGGLRINPNTNISSTTSFINNIKIKKTNDKTETTVKGLPANALISNMTWAPNETKLAFTNTTATGNELWILDLQTATATKLTEAVLNANLGNPITWYKNSTQMLIKVMPENRNQLINAAKAIPSGPIVSTAEEGVVSQNRTYQDLLKNKTDEANFETIVTSELYTVDLNGNKKLFKKADMYAGETFSPDGNYMLLTTIQKPFSYLVPLSRFPMKTTAYNAEGTILKVVNEIPLNEVMPKGFMAVREGKRSMSWRNDKPATLFFVEALDGGDPAKNVSHRDALYTWEAPFTNNPELLTKTPQRYGGIAWGDDETAIVYDQWYDTRNIKTYLFNPTKKSDLVTIWDRNYQDIYTDPGDFQTKKNTLGRQILQKESNKLYLIGEGHTKEGQFPFIDELDLASLKTKRLYQSKFTEKIETISEIIDIKKGNILVNIQSKSDYPNYYFRNIKSKNDLKQITFNKNPFESIKDVHKEVIKYKRKDGVELSGTLYLPAGYNRKNPTEKLPLLIWAYPTEYKDKNSAGQTAANPNEFTFPYYGSFVYWAAKGYAVLDDAAFPIIGEGTQEPNDTFLEQLAMNAEAAIDAVDKLGYIDRTKVGVGGHSYGAFMTANLLAHTKLFACGIARSGAYNRTLTPFGFQSEQRNYWEVPNIYNTMSPFMNAEKMKTPLLLVHGEADNNPGTFTLQTERYFQALKGLGAPVRMVILPKESHSYVAKENILHLLWEQEQFLDKHLKNK; encoded by the coding sequence ATGAAACGAATTATAAAAACCTTATTAGCATTATTGTTAGCCACAGCGCCTATGACTGCACAAGAAAATATTACTTTTCAGAAACCATCGAAAGAAATTTTACAATTAGCCGATTTTGAACGTGCACCATCTGTTTCTATGAATACTAATAAAGAATGGATGATATTATCGTACCGTAATACGTATAAAAATCTTGAAGAATTAAATCAAGATGAATTGCGTTTAGGTGGGCTGCGTATCAATCCTAATACCAATATTAGTAGCACTACATCGTTCATAAATAATATAAAAATTAAAAAAACAAACGATAAAACCGAAACTACTGTAAAAGGGTTACCTGCAAACGCTTTAATTAGCAATATGACATGGGCACCAAACGAAACTAAATTAGCGTTTACAAACACTACAGCAACAGGTAACGAATTATGGATACTTGATTTACAAACCGCAACTGCAACAAAATTAACCGAAGCTGTATTAAACGCCAACTTAGGCAATCCTATAACTTGGTATAAAAACAGTACACAAATGTTAATTAAAGTGATGCCTGAAAACAGAAATCAATTAATTAATGCAGCAAAAGCAATACCAAGCGGTCCTATAGTTTCTACAGCCGAAGAAGGTGTTGTTTCACAAAACAGAACGTACCAAGATTTGTTAAAAAACAAAACCGACGAAGCTAATTTTGAAACAATAGTAACATCAGAACTTTACACGGTTGATTTAAACGGAAACAAAAAGCTTTTTAAAAAAGCAGATATGTACGCGGGTGAAACTTTTTCGCCCGACGGAAATTATATGTTACTTACAACCATTCAAAAACCATTTTCGTACCTAGTCCCTTTAAGTAGATTTCCTATGAAAACTACTGCTTACAACGCAGAAGGTACTATTTTAAAAGTGGTAAACGAAATACCTTTGAACGAAGTTATGCCTAAAGGCTTTATGGCTGTAAGAGAAGGTAAACGCAGCATGAGTTGGAGAAACGACAAACCTGCTACTTTGTTTTTTGTAGAAGCTTTAGATGGTGGCGATCCTGCTAAAAATGTAAGTCATAGAGATGCGTTGTACACCTGGGAAGCACCTTTTACAAACAACCCTGAATTGCTTACAAAAACACCACAACGTTACGGTGGCATTGCTTGGGGCGATGATGAAACGGCTATTGTTTACGACCAATGGTACGATACACGTAATATTAAAACGTATTTATTTAATCCAACAAAAAAATCGGATTTAGTTACTATTTGGGATAGAAACTATCAAGATATTTACACTGATCCAGGAGATTTTCAAACAAAAAAGAATACTTTGGGTAGACAAATTTTACAAAAAGAAAGCAATAAATTGTATTTAATTGGAGAAGGACACACCAAAGAAGGTCAATTTCCTTTTATTGATGAATTAGATTTGGCTTCACTAAAAACAAAACGTTTGTATCAATCTAAATTTACAGAAAAAATTGAAACCATTTCTGAAATCATCGACATTAAAAAGGGCAATATTTTAGTAAACATTCAATCTAAAAGTGATTATCCAAACTACTATTTTAGAAATATTAAATCTAAAAACGATTTAAAACAAATTACATTCAACAAAAATCCGTTTGAAAGTATTAAAGATGTACATAAAGAAGTTATTAAATACAAACGAAAAGATGGAGTAGAACTTTCGGGTACGTTATATCTTCCAGCAGGATACAATCGTAAAAATCCAACCGAAAAATTACCTTTATTAATTTGGGCATATCCAACAGAGTATAAAGACAAAAACAGTGCAGGGCAAACAGCTGCAAACCCTAATGAATTTACTTTTCCTTACTACGGATCGTTTGTATATTGGGCTGCAAAAGGTTATGCTGTTTTAGACGATGCCGCTTTTCCTATTATTGGCGAAGGAACTCAAGAACCAAACGATACTTTTTTAGAACAATTAGCAATGAATGCCGAAGCTGCAATTGATGCTGTAGATAAGTTAGGTTATATAGATAGAACAAAAGTTGGTGTTGGTGGACACTCATACGGCGCTTTTATGACCGCAAATTTACTAGCCCACACTAAATTATTTGCCTGTGGTATTGCACGTTCAGGTGCTTATAACCGTACATTAACCCCGTTTGGTTTTCAAAGTGAACAGCGTAATTATTGGGAAGTACCAAACATTTACAATACCATGTCGCCTTTTATGAATGCCGAAAAAATGAAAACGCCTTTATTATTAGTGCATGGCGAAGCCGATAATAACCCAGGAACATTTACATTACAAACCGAGCGATATTTTCAGGCTTTAAAAGGCTTGGGTGCACCTGTGCGTATGGTAATTTTACCAAAAGAAAGTCACAGTTATGTTGCTAAAGAAAACATTTTGCACCTGCTATGGGAACAAGAACAGTTTTTAGACAAGCATTTAAAAAATAAATAA
- a CDS encoding 3-oxoacyl-ACP synthase III family protein yields MYHSKITGLGFYVPENVVTNNDLSKLMDTNDEWIQERTGIKERRHVVLPEDTTSGMALKASKIAIERAKIDKNDIDFIVFATLSPDYYFPGPGVTLQKDLGLKTVGALDIRNQCSGFIYALSVADQFIKTGMYKNVLVVGSEIHSKGLDMTTRGRGVSVIFGDGAGAAVLSRTEDLSKGILSTHLHSEGEHAEELALIAPGMGKRWITDIMKENDPNDESYFPYMNGQFVFKNAVVRFSEVINEGLQANNLQVSDINMLVPHQANLRISQFIQQKFRLSDDQVYNNIMNYGNTTAASVPIALTEAWEKGKIKEGDLVVLAAFGSGFTWASAIIRW; encoded by the coding sequence ATGTATCATTCAAAAATAACAGGATTGGGTTTTTATGTACCCGAAAACGTGGTAACCAATAACGATTTGTCTAAATTAATGGATACCAACGATGAGTGGATTCAAGAACGAACAGGTATCAAAGAACGCCGTCATGTAGTTTTACCCGAAGATACTACATCGGGTATGGCTTTAAAAGCATCAAAAATAGCTATTGAACGTGCAAAAATTGATAAAAACGATATTGATTTTATTGTTTTTGCAACTTTAAGTCCCGATTATTATTTTCCAGGGCCAGGTGTTACGCTACAAAAAGATTTAGGTTTAAAAACAGTTGGTGCCTTAGATATTCGCAACCAATGTTCAGGTTTTATATATGCGTTATCGGTTGCGGATCAATTTATAAAAACCGGTATGTACAAAAATGTTTTAGTAGTTGGCTCTGAAATACATTCCAAAGGGTTGGATATGACCACACGTGGTCGAGGTGTTTCGGTGATATTTGGCGATGGGGCAGGAGCGGCTGTTTTAAGTAGAACCGAAGATTTATCGAAAGGAATTTTATCTACTCATTTACATTCCGAAGGTGAACATGCCGAAGAACTGGCTTTAATTGCACCAGGTATGGGCAAACGCTGGATAACCGATATTATGAAAGAGAATGACCCCAATGACGAATCGTATTTTCCGTACATGAATGGGCAATTTGTATTTAAAAACGCAGTTGTTCGTTTCTCCGAGGTGATTAACGAAGGGCTTCAAGCTAATAATTTACAAGTTAGCGATATTAATATGTTGGTGCCTCACCAAGCAAACTTAAGAATTTCGCAATTCATTCAACAAAAATTTAGGCTAAGCGATGATCAAGTGTATAACAATATTATGAATTATGGTAATACAACAGCAGCATCGGTACCTATTGCATTAACTGAAGCTTGGGAAAAAGGAAAAATTAAAGAAGGTGATTTGGTTGTGTTAGCTGCTTTTGGAAGCGGTTTTACTTGGGCTAGCGCCATTATACGTTGGTAA
- a CDS encoding FMN-binding glutamate synthase family protein: protein MLHQKFFNRFVIRQVIWAFVITYLIVTLYLVLFKGWSFLSLLLPAFLFYLAFKDAFQTKHTIRKNYPIIGRLRYILEEIRPELRQYFWEGELDGKPFNRRERSIVYQRAKNEKQTVSFGMQDDPNRIGYEWASHSVYPKIISDFNFRTLIGNEQCKKPYNASIYNISAMSYGALSKKAIISLNKGAKLGGFAHNTGEGGISPYHRSGGDLIWQIGTGYFGCRDEHGFFNDTLFAERSQYEDVKMIELKLSQGAKPGHGGLLPAEKNTLEVSKIRNVKPFTTVHSPSSHSAFSNATELAHFIGKLRTLSGGKPVGFKICIGRKDEFVDIIKAFTETSIYPDFITIDGAEGGTGAAPLEFIDYMGMALSDALVFANKILKQYNIRQQIKIIAAGKIISAFDLAKNMSLGADACYSARGMMFALGCIQALQCDSGHCPVGIATQDPLLYEGMDITDKSVRVATFHKNTMKAFGEFIGACGFSKPNEISPEAFHKRIEHGKNITFAEMYFKDTVSQ from the coding sequence ATGTTACATCAAAAATTTTTTAATCGTTTTGTAATTAGACAAGTTATTTGGGCATTTGTAATTACCTATCTAATTGTAACACTTTATTTGGTTCTTTTTAAAGGTTGGAGCTTTCTATCTTTACTACTACCAGCTTTTTTGTTTTATTTAGCTTTTAAAGATGCTTTTCAAACAAAACACACCATACGTAAAAACTATCCAATTATTGGTCGTTTACGATATATTTTAGAAGAAATTCGCCCAGAACTTCGCCAATATTTTTGGGAAGGCGAATTAGACGGTAAACCGTTTAACCGAAGAGAGCGTTCTATTGTTTACCAACGTGCTAAAAACGAAAAACAAACCGTTTCATTTGGTATGCAAGACGACCCAAACCGTATTGGTTACGAATGGGCATCACACTCTGTTTATCCAAAAATCATTTCCGATTTTAACTTTCGTACTTTAATAGGTAACGAACAATGTAAAAAACCATACAACGCAAGTATTTACAATATTAGTGCAATGAGTTATGGTGCTTTAAGCAAAAAAGCAATCATTTCACTTAACAAAGGTGCTAAACTAGGTGGTTTTGCACATAATACGGGCGAAGGTGGTATATCTCCTTATCATAGATCAGGTGGCGATTTAATTTGGCAAATTGGTACTGGATACTTTGGTTGTAGAGACGAGCACGGATTTTTTAACGACACCTTGTTTGCAGAAAGATCGCAGTACGAAGATGTTAAAATGATTGAGTTAAAACTATCGCAAGGTGCTAAACCAGGACATGGTGGATTGTTACCTGCAGAAAAAAACACTTTAGAAGTATCTAAAATACGTAACGTAAAACCTTTTACAACCGTACATTCACCTTCGTCGCACTCTGCGTTTAGCAACGCAACCGAATTAGCGCATTTTATTGGAAAATTACGCACTTTAAGTGGTGGTAAACCAGTAGGATTTAAAATTTGTATTGGTAGAAAAGATGAATTTGTAGATATTATTAAAGCATTTACTGAAACAAGCATTTATCCTGATTTTATTACCATTGATGGTGCTGAAGGTGGTACAGGTGCTGCTCCGTTAGAGTTTATTGACTATATGGGTATGGCATTATCTGATGCTTTGGTTTTTGCAAATAAAATTTTAAAACAATACAACATTCGTCAGCAAATTAAAATTATTGCTGCTGGTAAAATTATATCGGCTTTTGATTTAGCTAAAAACATGTCTTTAGGCGCAGATGCTTGTTATAGCGCACGCGGTATGATGTTTGCATTAGGATGTATTCAGGCTTTACAATGCGATAGCGGACACTGCCCGGTTGGTATTGCTACCCAAGATCCTTTATTATACGAAGGTATGGACATTACTGATAAATCGGTTCGTGTTGCAACTTTCCATAAAAACACTATGAAAGCATTTGGTGAATTTATTGGTGCATGTGGTTTTTCTAAACCAAACGAGATTAGTCCAGAAGCATTCCATAAACGTATTGAACATGGCAAAAACATAACCTTTGCCGAAATGTACTTTAAAGATACAGTTTCACAATAA
- a CDS encoding thioredoxin family protein, protein MARTPSNMLALGTVAPDFYLPDTNGHDFKNFNDVKGNHGTVVMFICNHCPFVVHVIEEVIRIVNDYRVQGIGFVAISSNDAINYPDDAPEKMTEFAFINKFSFPYLYDETQETAKNYDAACTPDFYLFNAQNKLVYRGQLDDSRPNNGITLSGSDLRNAIDALLYNRSVNPMQKPSIGCNIKWKNSF, encoded by the coding sequence ATGGCACGTACCCCTTCAAATATGTTGGCGCTAGGAACTGTAGCACCTGATTTTTATTTACCAGACACTAACGGACACGATTTTAAAAACTTTAACGATGTAAAAGGTAATCATGGTACCGTTGTAATGTTTATATGCAACCACTGCCCTTTTGTTGTACATGTAATTGAAGAAGTTATACGCATTGTAAACGATTACCGCGTGCAAGGAATTGGTTTTGTAGCGATATCTAGTAACGATGCTATAAATTACCCAGATGATGCACCTGAAAAAATGACCGAATTTGCTTTTATAAACAAATTCAGCTTTCCTTATTTATACGATGAAACCCAAGAAACTGCAAAAAATTACGACGCAGCTTGCACGCCAGACTTTTATTTGTTTAACGCACAAAACAAACTGGTTTATCGCGGACAATTAGACGATTCTCGTCCAAACAACGGAATAACTTTAAGCGGAAGCGATTTACGAAACGCCATAGATGCTTTACTATACAACCGAAGTGTTAATCCTATGCAAAAACCAAGTATTGGATGTAATATTAAATGGAAAAATTCATTTTAA
- a CDS encoding glyceraldehyde-3-phosphate dehydrogenase, translated as MENNLYEKELAFQADRRKACVEFIKIVNDLWYDKSIELVLFRNQLIDRSVSDIINLHEYAAKFVEKPINIFDTVEIARAILTADLPPARIDIGKLTYEFHLEDNKYNDSLSFVVDKLKDAKDNKGIEPKDVVLYGFGRIGRLLARELMAKIGKGQQLRLKAIVTRDKNDALSLEKRASLLRLDSIHGDFEGSVGVDVENESLIINGSPVRMISAAQPEDIDYTQYGINDALVIDNTGVFKDEAALSRHLKSKGASKVLLTAPGKGVPNIVYGVNHENYNIDETPIWSAASCTTNAITPVLAVMEKELGVVKGHLETIHAYTNDQNLVDNMHKKYRRGRAAALNMVITETGAGSAVAKALPSLAGKLTSNAIRVPVPNGSLVVLNLEVNKQTSVEDLNKMMRKYALEGELVEQIKYSLNNELVSSDIVGTSAPAIYDSNATIVSADGKNIVLYIWYDNEYGYSHQVIRLAKHIAKVRRYVYY; from the coding sequence ATGGAAAATAATTTATACGAAAAAGAATTAGCTTTTCAAGCAGATAGAAGAAAAGCTTGCGTAGAATTTATTAAAATCGTTAATGATTTATGGTACGACAAATCAATTGAATTGGTTCTATTTAGAAATCAATTAATTGACCGTAGCGTAAGCGACATTATTAACTTGCACGAATACGCTGCAAAATTTGTTGAAAAACCAATTAACATTTTTGATACAGTAGAAATTGCTCGTGCTATTTTAACTGCTGATTTACCTCCTGCACGTATTGATATTGGTAAATTAACGTATGAATTCCATTTAGAAGACAATAAATACAACGATTCTTTATCGTTTGTTGTTGATAAATTAAAAGATGCTAAAGACAACAAAGGTATTGAACCTAAAGATGTTGTTTTATATGGTTTTGGTCGTATTGGTCGTTTATTAGCTCGTGAATTAATGGCTAAAATTGGTAAGGGACAACAATTACGCTTAAAAGCAATTGTAACGCGTGATAAAAACGATGCTTTATCATTAGAAAAACGTGCATCTTTATTACGTTTAGATTCAATTCACGGCGATTTTGAAGGATCTGTTGGTGTTGATGTTGAAAATGAATCTTTAATTATCAATGGATCACCAGTACGTATGATTTCTGCTGCGCAACCAGAAGATATCGACTATACACAATACGGCATTAACGATGCATTAGTTATTGACAACACAGGTGTTTTTAAAGACGAAGCAGCTTTATCGCGCCACTTAAAATCAAAAGGTGCATCAAAAGTTTTATTAACTGCACCTGGAAAAGGGGTTCCTAACATTGTTTACGGTGTGAACCACGAAAATTACAACATAGATGAAACACCAATTTGGTCGGCTGCATCATGTACAACTAACGCTATTACACCAGTTTTAGCTGTTATGGAAAAAGAATTAGGTGTTGTTAAAGGTCATTTAGAAACCATTCACGCTTATACAAACGACCAAAATTTGGTTGATAATATGCACAAAAAATACCGTCGTGGTAGAGCAGCTGCTTTAAATATGGTAATTACCGAAACAGGTGCTGGATCTGCAGTAGCAAAAGCATTGCCAAGTTTAGCAGGTAAATTAACTTCAAATGCAATTCGTGTACCTGTTCCAAACGGTTCGTTAGTTGTTTTAAATTTAGAAGTTAACAAACAAACTTCGGTTGAAGATTTAAACAAAATGATGAGAAAATACGCTTTAGAAGGCGAATTGGTAGAGCAAATTAAATATTCGTTAAACAACGAATTAGTATCTTCAGACATCGTTGGTACTTCGGCTCCTGCAATTTACGATTCTAACGCTACAATTGTTTCTGCCGATGGTAAAAACATTGTATTATACATTTGGTACGATAACGAATACGGCTACAGCCACCAAGTAATTCGTTTAGCAAAACACATTGCTAAAGTACGCAGATACGTTTACTATTAG
- a CDS encoding Do family serine endopeptidase, which yields MKNIGTILATSLLSGVVTLGAYKLFFEPNNYLNTNNEITTSAPLRNVGNNVFEAPNFKMAAEKTIHAVVHVKNVSFRNAPRNPIMEYFYGYQGGSQTYAQVGTGSGVIISEDGYIVTNNHVIQGANDLEITLNDNRTFKAKLIGTDSKMDIALLKINTTEKLPYTAFADSDAINVGDWVLAVGNPYNLTSTVTAGIVSAKARNLSENGIQSFIQTDAAVNPGNSGGALVNSNGDLIGINTMITSATGSYVGYSFAIPSNMARKIVNDLMEYGKVQQGILGVQGYEVNSQIATEKNLNTAKGFFVESVTKNSGAEAAGLKKGDIIYAIDGKNINTFLDLNSIIATKRPNDLVKVALKRNNQNKEILVKLSKKEIAQLQFNGFEIENLSPTEQKKLGINYGVKINGITNERFKMYENELKNAVILAVNGNKINNTEQANEILSKTNNQQLRFDIITPRGERLRLIL from the coding sequence ATGAAAAATATTGGAACTATTTTAGCAACATCGTTGTTAAGTGGTGTTGTAACCTTGGGCGCATATAAATTGTTTTTTGAGCCAAATAACTATTTAAACACAAACAACGAAATTACTACTAGCGCACCATTACGCAATGTTGGAAACAATGTATTTGAAGCACCTAATTTTAAAATGGCTGCCGAAAAAACCATACATGCAGTTGTACACGTTAAAAATGTATCGTTTAGAAACGCACCGCGAAACCCAATTATGGAATATTTTTATGGATACCAAGGTGGTTCACAAACTTATGCACAAGTAGGTACAGGATCAGGTGTAATAATTTCTGAAGATGGCTACATTGTAACAAATAATCACGTGATACAAGGTGCAAACGATTTAGAAATTACGTTAAACGATAACCGAACTTTTAAAGCAAAATTAATTGGAACCGATTCTAAAATGGATATTGCGTTACTAAAAATTAATACCACTGAAAAACTACCTTATACAGCATTTGCTGATTCTGATGCTATTAACGTTGGCGATTGGGTTTTAGCAGTTGGTAATCCTTACAATTTAACATCAACTGTAACAGCAGGAATTGTTTCGGCAAAAGCTAGAAATTTATCCGAAAACGGCATTCAATCATTTATACAAACCGATGCTGCTGTGAACCCAGGAAACTCGGGCGGTGCATTAGTTAACAGCAACGGCGATTTAATTGGCATCAATACCATGATCACATCGGCAACGGGTTCATATGTAGGGTATTCTTTTGCAATACCATCAAACATGGCTCGTAAAATTGTTAACGATTTAATGGAATACGGAAAAGTACAACAAGGTATTCTAGGAGTGCAAGGATACGAAGTAAACAGCCAAATAGCTACCGAAAAAAACTTAAATACAGCAAAAGGTTTTTTTGTTGAAAGTGTTACAAAAAATTCGGGTGCCGAAGCAGCAGGACTTAAAAAAGGCGATATTATTTATGCTATAGATGGCAAAAACATTAATACCTTTTTAGATTTAAACAGTATTATTGCAACTAAACGCCCTAATGATTTGGTTAAAGTTGCATTAAAACGTAACAATCAAAACAAAGAAATTTTAGTTAAATTAAGTAAAAAAGAAATTGCCCAATTGCAATTTAACGGGTTTGAAATTGAAAATTTATCGCCAACCGAACAAAAAAAATTAGGCATAAACTATGGTGTAAAAATTAACGGCATAACTAATGAACGCTTTAAAATGTACGAAAACGAATTAAAAAATGCAGTAATTTTAGCTGTAAATGGTAATAAGATTAATAACACAGAACAAGCCAACGAAATTTTATCTAAAACAAACAATCAACAGCTTCGTTTTGATATCATTACACCACGTGGCGAACGCTTACGACTAATTTTATAA
- the dapF gene encoding diaminopimelate epimerase → MKQLTFYKYQGTGNDFVMVDNRSDFFPKDNVQLIAHLCDRRFGIGADGLILLENDLSADFKMVYYNADGNQSTMCGNGGRCIVAFAHDLGVIQNQTVFNAVDGLHHATINNDKIVALQMIDVLKNTIESNTNDTFLFTGSPHHVQFVQNLNTFNVFENGKTIRYSEKYKPGGTNVNFVEQLNENSLEIRTYERGVENETLACGTGATAVAIATHFLGKTSVNEIAIKVQGGNVTVTFEHDLEKYFNVHLTGPALQVFKGEIKI, encoded by the coding sequence ATGAAACAGTTAACATTTTATAAGTATCAAGGCACAGGAAACGATTTTGTAATGGTTGATAACCGTAGTGATTTTTTTCCTAAAGATAACGTACAACTAATAGCGCATTTATGCGATAGACGATTTGGTATTGGTGCCGATGGATTGATTTTATTAGAGAACGATTTATCTGCCGATTTTAAAATGGTATATTACAATGCCGATGGTAACCAAAGTACCATGTGTGGTAATGGGGGCAGATGTATTGTTGCGTTTGCACATGATTTAGGTGTTATACAAAACCAAACTGTTTTTAATGCTGTTGATGGTTTACACCACGCTACTATTAATAACGATAAAATTGTTGCTTTACAAATGATTGATGTTTTAAAAAACACAATAGAAAGCAATACAAATGATACTTTTTTGTTTACGGGTTCACCACATCACGTGCAATTTGTACAAAACTTAAATACGTTTAACGTATTTGAAAATGGAAAAACAATTCGTTACAGTGAAAAATATAAACCTGGAGGAACCAATGTAAATTTTGTTGAGCAATTAAACGAAAATTCTCTTGAAATTCGCACGTACGAGCGCGGTGTTGAAAATGAAACATTAGCATGTGGTACTGGTGCTACTGCTGTTGCAATTGCTACACATTTTTTAGGAAAAACATCTGTAAACGAAATTGCAATAAAAGTACAAGGTGGAAATGTTACTGTAACTTTTGAACATGATCTAGAAAAGTATTTTAATGTACATTTAACTGGTCCAGCTCTTCAAGTTTTTAAAGGCGAAATAAAAATATAA
- a CDS encoding GNAT family N-acetyltransferase, whose translation MFLKGEKVFLRALEPEDLSFLYEIENDELLWEVSHTQAPYSKWLLKNYIENSHQDIYEAKQLRLAIVENNTNLLVGLIDLFDFDPKNNRVGLGIVVKDSVQRNKGFGSEAVQLLLGYAFHFLNVHQIYVNVAANNHASIKLFSKFDFQKVGVKKQWNKIGSVYVDELLFQLINPLNES comes from the coding sequence ATGTTTTTAAAAGGAGAAAAGGTTTTTTTACGTGCCCTTGAACCCGAAGATTTATCTTTTTTGTACGAAATTGAAAACGATGAGTTGTTATGGGAAGTTAGCCATACCCAAGCCCCTTATTCAAAATGGCTATTAAAAAATTACATTGAAAATAGCCATCAGGATATTTACGAAGCAAAACAATTAAGACTTGCAATTGTTGAAAACAATACCAATTTATTAGTAGGATTAATTGATTTATTTGATTTTGACCCTAAAAACAATAGAGTAGGGTTAGGTATTGTTGTAAAAGATTCTGTGCAACGTAATAAAGGATTTGGTAGTGAAGCTGTACAACTTTTATTAGGTTACGCATTTCATTTTTTAAATGTTCATCAAATTTATGTTAATGTTGCTGCAAATAATCATGCAAGTATCAAGCTTTTTTCTAAATTTGACTTCCAAAAAGTAGGTGTTAAAAAACAATGGAACAAAATTGGTTCTGTTTATGTTGATGAGCTGCTTTTTCAATTAATAAATCCCTTAAATGAAAGTTAA
- the mltG gene encoding endolytic transglycosylase MltG, producing the protein MKVNKLVSYVAVLGICVALIFGFILYKKAFTPNTNFSEKSVYVHIPTNATYNQIQDSLKKYVKDYESLQSFYSKLGEQATAAPGRYLIENGNSNYRIVKALRRNVPVKLTFNNQETLEKFLQRVDSQVEPDLADLYQTFTEPAFLQEMGMTKDNVLAMCIPNTYEVYWNATPLKIRNILQKEYNRFWTNERKEKAKVLNLSPVQVASLAAIVQKETAKVDERPRVAGAYLNRLKSDMLLQADPTVVYAKKALTNDFDQVIKRVYLKDLTLDHPFNTYKYKGIPNGLITMPDESSIDAVLNAEKHNYIYFCASVKRLGYHEFATNLQEHAQNRDAYTKWLNAKNIN; encoded by the coding sequence ATGAAAGTTAATAAATTAGTTAGCTATGTAGCTGTTTTAGGCATCTGTGTTGCCTTAATTTTTGGTTTTATTCTTTACAAAAAAGCCTTTACACCAAATACCAATTTTTCAGAAAAAAGTGTTTATGTACACATTCCTACAAATGCTACATATAACCAAATTCAAGATTCATTAAAAAAGTATGTAAAAGATTATGAATCATTACAAAGTTTTTATTCAAAATTAGGTGAACAAGCAACTGCTGCACCAGGTAGATATTTAATTGAAAACGGAAACAGTAATTACCGTATTGTAAAAGCGTTACGTCGTAATGTTCCTGTAAAACTTACTTTTAATAATCAAGAAACACTTGAAAAGTTTTTACAACGTGTTGATAGTCAGGTTGAACCTGATTTGGCCGATTTGTACCAAACTTTTACCGAACCAGCTTTTTTACAAGAAATGGGCATGACTAAAGATAATGTTTTAGCAATGTGTATTCCAAATACGTACGAGGTTTACTGGAATGCAACGCCTTTAAAAATAAGAAACATTTTACAAAAGGAATACAATCGTTTTTGGACAAATGAGCGTAAAGAAAAGGCAAAAGTTTTAAATTTATCGCCGGTTCAGGTGGCTTCATTAGCAGCAATTGTTCAAAAGGAAACAGCTAAGGTTGATGAACGCCCACGAGTTGCAGGTGCTTATTTAAATCGTTTAAAAAGCGATATGTTATTACAAGCTGATCCTACAGTAGTTTATGCTAAAAAAGCTTTAACTAATGACTTTGACCAAGTTATTAAACGTGTTTATTTAAAAGATTTAACTTTAGACCACCCTTTTAACACTTACAAATACAAAGGAATTCCTAACGGATTAATTACAATGCCCGATGAAAGCTCTATTGATGCTGTTTTAAATGCCGAAAAACACAATTATATTTATTTTTGCGCTAGTGTAAAACGCCTGGGATATCATGAATTTGCAACAAATTTACAAGAACACGCGCAAAATAGAGATGCTTATACCAAATGGTTAAACGCTAAAAATATTAATTAA